A window from Desulfuromonadaceae bacterium encodes these proteins:
- the hemL gene encoding glutamate-1-semialdehyde 2,1-aminomutase, with translation MNRETSKAFFDRAKRLIPGGVNSPVRAFKSVGCDPLFISRAAGSKIYDADGNAYIDYVGSWGPMILGHCHPKVVEAIQQAAAGGASFGAPTEKEITLAEMVCDAYPNIEMVRMVSSGTEATMSAIRLARGYTGRDKILKFDGCYHGHADSLLVKAGSGLATFGVPTSPGVPADFAKHTLTATYNDLEETKQLVAANQGEIACIILEPIAGNMGCVAPRAGFLEGLRALCDAEGIVLIIDEVMTGFRVAYGGAQERFKVYGDLVCLGKIIGGGLPVGAFGGKREIMSCLSPDGGVYQAGTLSGNPLAMSAGIATLTLLKEEGFYAMIEEKSAYLCKGLAEAASAAGVPTSLQRVGGMFCTYFQADEVFAFADVKAATPAIFAKFFRTMLDEGINLAPSQYEAGFMSAAHSTDDLDKTIAAAAKAFKKL, from the coding sequence ATGAATCGCGAGACATCCAAAGCATTTTTTGATCGAGCCAAACGCCTGATCCCCGGTGGCGTCAACAGTCCGGTGCGGGCTTTTAAATCGGTCGGTTGTGATCCGCTCTTTATCAGCCGCGCCGCCGGCTCGAAGATCTACGATGCCGACGGCAATGCCTATATCGACTATGTTGGTTCCTGGGGGCCGATGATCCTCGGCCACTGCCACCCCAAGGTGGTTGAGGCGATTCAACAGGCGGCAGCGGGCGGTGCTTCGTTCGGCGCGCCGACCGAAAAGGAGATCACCCTGGCCGAGATGGTCTGCGACGCCTATCCGAATATCGAGATGGTGCGCATGGTCTCCTCCGGCACCGAAGCGACGATGAGCGCCATCCGGCTGGCGCGCGGCTATACCGGGCGCGACAAGATCCTCAAGTTTGACGGCTGCTACCACGGTCACGCTGACAGCCTGCTGGTCAAGGCCGGTTCGGGGCTTGCCACCTTCGGCGTGCCGACCTCTCCCGGTGTCCCGGCTGACTTTGCCAAGCACACTTTGACCGCAACCTACAACGACCTCGAAGAAACCAAACAGCTGGTCGCCGCCAACCAGGGGGAGATCGCTTGTATCATCCTCGAGCCGATTGCTGGCAATATGGGGTGCGTTGCTCCCCGCGCCGGGTTCCTCGAAGGGCTGCGCGCCCTGTGTGATGCTGAAGGGATCGTGCTGATTATCGACGAGGTCATGACCGGTTTCCGTGTTGCGTACGGTGGCGCTCAGGAACGCTTCAAGGTTTACGGCGATCTGGTCTGCCTCGGCAAGATTATCGGTGGCGGTCTGCCGGTCGGCGCGTTCGGCGGGAAGCGGGAGATCATGAGCTGTCTCTCCCCGGATGGCGGCGTCTACCAGGCCGGCACCCTGTCGGGGAATCCGCTGGCGATGAGTGCCGGGATCGCGACGTTGACACTGCTCAAGGAAGAGGGGTTTTACGCTATGATCGAGGAGAAGAGCGCCTATCTGTGCAAGGGGCTGGCGGAAGCGGCCAGCGCGGCGGGGGTGCCGACCTCACTGCAACGCGTTGGCGGGATGTTCTGTACCTACTTTCAGGCGGACGAGGTTTTCGCCTTCGCCGATGTCAAAGCCGCCACCCCGGCGATCTTCGCCAAATTCTTCCGGACCATGCTCGACGAGGGGATCAACCTTGCCCCGAGCCAGTACGAAGCGGGCTTCATGAGCGCTGCCCATTCGACCGACGATCTGGACAAAACGATCGCGGCGGCGGCCAAGGCATTCAAAAAGCTGTAA